A region of the Exiguobacterium aurantiacum DSM 6208 genome:
CTCGGGCGAGTTTTTTTTTTGTCATAGTTTGTACACTTGTGCCTCGTATGGGCGAAGCGTGAACGGTTCAATCGGCTCCATGTTGCCGATGACACGTTCATTCACTTCATACGGAAGCGTTCTTGTTTGCGTCTCGGCTGAGAAGTTACATAGGACGAGCCACGTTTCCCCGTCGAGCGTGCGCGTGAACGCATAGATGGCTTCGTCTTCCGGAAGCAATAACTCATACTTCCCGTAGACGACGACCGGATTTTGTTTCCGCAACGTGATCAGCTGACGATAGTAATGGAAGAGCGAGTCTGGATCGTTTCGTGCCGCTTCCGCGTTCACCTCAATGTAGTTCGGGTTAACGTCGATCCATGGCGTACCCGTCGTGAACCCGCCTTGCGCCTCAGCCGACCATTGGACCGGTGTCCGCGAATTATCACGTCCACGGGCGTGGATGCCACGGAAGATTTCCTCGTGCGTCAACAAGCCGTTCGATGTGTAATCGCGATACGCATTGAGCGTCTCGATGTCACGATACTTCTCGATCGAGTCGAACGCGACGTTTGTCATCCCGAACTCTTCCCCTTGATAAATATAAGGCGTCCCTTTCAACATGTGCAAAAGTGTCGCGAGCATCTTGCCGGAGACGACACGGTACTCGTCTGAATCGTTACCGAAACGTGAAATCGCCCGCGGTTGGTCATGGTTACTCCAATAAAGGCTGTTCCACCCTTCTTCGTCAAGCCCTTCTTGCCAACGGGAGAAGATCGTCTTCAAGTCCGTCAAGTTCCAGTCGGTCGGGTTCCACTTCCCGAAACTGCCGTTGCCGACGTCGACGTGTTCGAAATGGAACACCATGTTCAACTCGTTCCGGTCTTCTCCCGTATAAAGCTTCGCTTCCTCGACGCTGACGCCCGGCATCTCGCCGACCGTGATCGTGTCGTACTTCGATAACACTTCCCGGTTCATCTCTTGCATGAACTCGTGGATGCGGGGGCCATTGAAGAAGAATGGTGTCCCGTCTCCGTACCCGGTGCCGCGCGTCTCCCCGTCCGGATAGCTCTGATCTTTTGAAATCATGTTGATGACGTCCATCCGGAAACCGTCGACGCCTTTATCGAGCCAATACGTCATCAAATCGTATACTTCCCGGCGCAACGTCTCCGACTCCCAGTTCAAGTCAGGCTGTTTCTTACTGAACAGATGCAAGTAGTATTCATCGCTCGCCTCATCGTATGCCCACGCACTGCCACCAAAGAAAGCGCCCCAGTTTGTCGGCGGTTGACCATCCTTGCCCTTTTTCCAAATGTAGTAGTCTCGGAACGGGCTATCTTTTGAAGAACGAGATTCCATGAACCAGTGGTGCTCGTCTGACGAGTGATTGACAACGAGGTCCATCATGATTTTAATGCCGTGACGGTGTGCCTCTTCAAGCATCGCGTCAAAGTCGTCCATCGTTCCGAACTCATCCATGATGGCACGATAGTCGCGAATGTCGTAACCGTTGTCGTCGTTCGGTGAATCATACACTGGCGATAGCCAGATGACGTCAATCCCGAGTTCAGCCAAATACGACATCTTCTCCGTGATCCCTGGGATGTCCCCAATCCCGTCCCCGTTCGAATCGTTAAAGCTGCGGGGATAAATTTGATACACGACTGCTTCTTTCCACCATTGTTTCATAGTTGTCTCCTCCTCATCATCGGTTCAATCTGACGTCATCATCGTAACCCGTCCCGACGTTCATGCCTATTCATGATATGATCAATATATGCACAATCTTGCTATTATAAAGGAGTGATTCAATGGAAATCGGCTTTTGTGGCTATTCATACCATACCTCCACATATACTTTTCCGTTCGCTAACCGATTGGGCACGTACTTGATCCGCTTGCAGACAGAAGGAGCGGCCCGCGTTCTTGTCAATGGGGAGACGTACGTCACACGTCCTGGTGATTTATTGCTCGTCACACCAGGGGATTACTATGAGTTGAACATCGATACTCCCGCGAGTGGCGACTATCATTTGTTTTGTGCTGGCCCGACGCTCGATGCATGGTGGGCGACGGGAACTCGCTCCAGGGTCACGTCGATCTCGATCGACCCCCGCCTTCTCTCGCTTTGGCAACATATCACTGAAGAAGCGCGACGACCAGTGGATGAACAGAGCACCGCGTTGATCGAAAAGTTGGTCGAGGCGCTTTTACTCATGCTCGACCGATCGATGGTGGACGGCCGGACCAATATCCGTCCCCCTGTCGTGTCTCGCATGATGCGTTATATAGAAAGAAACGTCACAGCAGACTTTAAAATCGTCGATGTCGCCGACGCGGTCGACTTGAGCGTGTCGCGGACCGTGCACCTCTTTAAAGAAGTGACTGGCATGACGATTATCGAGTACGCCCAGTCGATCCGGTTACAGCTCGCCGAAGAGCAAATGCGGTATACACAACACTCGCTCGAACGAATCGCCGAGCTATCCGGTTTTCGAACATACCCATATTTCCATCGCATCTTCAAACGGAAATATGGCGTCGCACCAGGGGTGTATCGCACACTTCAACAAAAAAACGAAAAAAAATAAAAAAAGAGTGATCCATTTTTTGAACCGCTCCGTTAGATGGGTGTAAACAACGACAACACTCACAAAAAAAGGAGCGATTCACATGAAGAAGAAAACAATGAACAAGATTGTAGCACCAGCGTTAGCGTTAGGCTTACTCGTCCCAATCAACGCCCAGGCGGCAGATCACGCACCGACAGCGAGTACACCGGCTGGTGACCTTCGTGCGACCCTCGACCAGTTGCTGTCTGAGCATTACGTCTTAGCGGTCACATCGATGATGAAAGCTTACGACGGAGCACCTGACGCTGAAGTCGCGATGAAAGCGCTCGACCAGAACGCACTCGATGTGACACCGGCTATCGCATCAATCTACGGTGACGAAGGCGCGGCGCAATTCGAAGAAATCTTCGCCGGCCATAACGACTACTCGGCAGACTTCGTCGAAGCAGCCAAGTCAGAGGATCAAGCACTCCGCGCTGAAGCAGAAGCAGAAGTAGATGAATTCGTTGAAGAATTCTCAACGTTCCTCGACGCAGCGACAGAAGGAAACCTTCCAAAAGACGCTGCAGCTGACGTCCTTGAACTTCACGAAGACCAAGTTCTCTCAGTATTCGACAACTATGTCGCAGGTGACTATGAGTCAGCATATATGACGTATCGTGAAGGATACAAGCTCATGTTCGACATCAGTAAAGCCCTCTCAGGTGCAATCGTTACACAAATGCCTGACAAGTTCGATTCACCAGCCGACACACCGGCCGTCGAGCTTCGTTCGACATTGAACAGCCTTGCTGGTGAACACTTCGCCCTCGCCGCAATCGGCATGCAAAAAGGGTACGACCAAGCAGAAGACTTCGACTACGTGAGCTGGGCTGAAGATCAGAACACACTCGATTTCAAAGCAGCCATCGGTTCAGTCTACGGTGATGAAGGTGCGGCCCAGTTCGAGAAAGTATGGAACGGCAACCACATCACAGCCCAAGGTGACATCGTTGCCGCTACACTCGAAGGCGACGAAGCGAAAATCGAAGAAGCCCGCATGAAGCTCGACCAGTTCGCTGTCGACTTCAGCACATTCCTCGACGCGGCGACAGAAGGCAACTTGCCACAAGCTGCCGGTGAAGAAGCAATCAAACAACACGAAGCACTCGTGCTTCAAACGTTCGATCAATATGTAGCCGGTGATGCAGAAGCGGCTTGGATGTCATTCCGTGAAGGATACGCGTTCATGTTCGGTGTTGGTGAGACACTCGGTAACGCGATCGTGACGCAAATGCCTGACAAGTTTGCTGAAACAACGATGCCTGAAGAAATGCCTGAAACAGGTCTCGGTGGTGCACAAAAACAATCGATGAACACACTCTACGCTGGCCTTGCTGTACTTGGCGGAATCTTACTCGCCTTTGTCACACTTCGCAACCGTAAAGTCTCTGAACAATAAGAAATAAGGAGGGAGCCCATGAACAAGCGCCATTTGTTTCTGGCGCTCTCTCTCTTTTGTTTTGGCTTCTGGACGTGGACGAGCGCCCAAGAATCGTCGTCACCACCTGTAGAAGAAAAACAAATAGAGGAGAGTCCAGATTTATCGGCTGAATTCTCACTTCTACAGGAAGAGGTGAAGAAACTTCGGCTCGCAGTGGAAGAAGAAAGCGCCAAGGCCGTAACACCCGTCACCATCCAAATCCCAAAAATCAACGTCGACACCGCCATCGAACAAGTCGGCGTGCTCGAAAACGGACAGATGGGCGTGCCAGCTGATGAGGATCAAGTCGGCTGGTTCGAGCCCGGTGTCAAGCCCGGCAGTAAAGGCAATGCCGTCATCGCCGGACATGTCGACAGTAAGACGGGGCCCGCCGTCTTCTACGAGCTCGACAAACTCGTTGAAGGTGATGAAATCGTCATCGTTGACGAGGCTGGGAACACGCTCCGGTTCGAGGTGACGAAGACCGAGCGGTATGAGACAGCAAGTGCGCCCATTAAAGAAATCTTCGGCGCAACGGATAAACGGAACTTAAACTTGATCACGTGTTCCGGAACGTTCGGCAGTGCCGGTTATGACGAGCGATTCGTCGTCTATACCGAACTCGTCGATGCGGAAGTGCCTCTCGCTGATGACATCGCGCTCGATGTCCCGACGAACGTCGAACTTCGCGGTACGTTCCTCACGTGGCATGCCGTCCGTAATGACACTGTGATTGGATATCGGATTTACCAAGTCATTGACGGGGAGAACGTGCATCTTGAGAGCGTTCCGTCCCATGCCCGAAAAAGTATTGAAGTGCCGGACGAAGGGGCCACCTATTACGTCACGGCAATCGACCGGCTCGGCAATGAATCGAGTCCTTCCGAACAAACGAAATAACACTCGAAAACACGCATCTTTTAGGGCACTGAAAGACCTTCGCGTTATCTGAGCGTGAACTGAAAAGGGGACTGAACCGACTCACGTCGGGACAGTCCCCTTTTCCTTTGGTCTTATCTCGAAGGGTGATGATTCGCTTCAGGTTGACCGCGACTAGTTTGCAGCAGCATATTCGGCAAGTCGGGCATGTATAGCGGCGTGCCGGACGGAAGCACTCGGATGTTGAAGTATTTCAGTGCCATCTACAAAATCTAAGGGCCTTTTGTCTATTTTCCATATATAGTGAATGTAGCAAAAAATACATCGAGTTAAGATAAGGAGTTTCAAATCATGAGGATTCAACTTTCAAAACCTTTTGCAAATCAGTTAACGAGAAGAATTCGCACCATTTGGGGTGTGGACGACACATATTATTGGTACCCTCTCTCCACCTCTCATCGATTCGATGTGATTGCATTCGATAGCGATTACATTGAAGATGTCGATCAAAAAATCGAAGAAATCCAGCAATGGATACGGGACCAAGGGACGGAACAAATATTTGAACTGCATGAGGACCGTACGCTATGGCAAATCGACACCGCTTCATTAGATCCTTGTTATGACGGTCGGTATTTAGAACGTTATTGGTTTGACCAAAAAATGAACTGGATTATTTATGCATCCCATGAAAGTACAATTAGCTTCGGTGGGACTGGATTGATCACATCACTTCAATCCCATTGGTCGGATTGGCAAGAGCATCTGTCTGCTTTAGACAATCGTTTCTTTGAGTAATGAGTTTCACAAAAAAGACGCACCCATTTTTGATGAATGAGTGCGCCGTACTTATACGAAACATGGAATCTGCGGGTTGAACGTCTTGTTGTTCTCCGTCATGATTTGCTTCTTGATTTTGCCTTCTCCGAGGTAGACGATGCGGTCAGCGAGCGCTTCCGCGTCCTCTTCGTCGTGGGTGACGAAGATCGTCGTCGTACCCGTCTGTTTCAAGAGACGGCGCAAGTCGTCGCGGATCCGGTGCTGGAGTGACGTGTCCAAGTTACTGAACGGCTCATCTAAGATGAGGAGGGACGGCTTCGGTGCGAGCGCACGCGCGAGCGCGACACGTTGCTGTTGACCGCCGCTCAATTCGTACGGGAACCGGTGACGGAACTCCGACAAGTTCACGAGCGCAAGCATCTCCTCGACCCGTTCGTTCCGTTCTTTCCGTCCAAGTTTATGAAGGCCAAAACGGATGTTCTTCTCAACGGTCATGTGCGGGAAGAGTGCATAGTCTTGGAACACCATGCCAACACCGCGTTGTTCCGGCGGCATGAATTGGCAGTCGTCACAACAGACGCAATCGTTGACGACGACGACGCCTTGATTCGGCATCTCGAGACCGGCGATGAGGCGTAAAATCGTACTTTTCCCCGAGCCGCTGTCACCAAGAAGCGAGACAATCTCACCTTTTGTGATCGAGAGCGAGAACCCTTTGATCGTCTCTTCGTTCGCACCTTTATAGCTGAAGTGTAAGTCGTTGATTTGAACAAACATTAGTCGGCCTCCTTATCAAGCACCTTATGGAAAACAAAGATCAACAATCCGCTCATGAGCACGATGACGATCGAGGCGAGCGCGGCCTCATGAATCTTCTCGTCACTGACATATTTGAACGCTTGCGTCGCAAGCGTTGAGAAGTTGAACGGTTGTAAAAACAGCGTCAGCGGCAACTCTTTCATGATGTCGATAAAGACGAGGATGAACGCACTCATGATCGCCCCTTTGATCATCGGGATATCAACCCGGAAGAACGTCTGCACGGTCCCCCACCCGAGCATACGCGACGCCTCTGTGAACGACTTTCCGACTTTCTCGAACCCGCTCTCGATCGAGTTGTACCCGATGGCGAGGAAACGAATGACGTAGGCGAAGATGAGCATGATGAGCGTCGTCCGGAATACGAACGTCTGCCCTAAATCTAACGCGAGCGCCACTTTCAACACCCATTCATCTAATAGTAAGAACAATGTGATGACAGCGATGGCGATGGCCGCTCCCGGAATCGAATAGCCGAGCGTCGTCACTTTCGAGATGACACGCGTCATGTTCGACGGGAACAATCGCGTATAGTTGGCGATGATGAGGGCGAACACGAGGATGATCACCGTGGCGATGAAGGCGACGCTCACCGTGTTCCAGACGAGTCGGAAGAATTCCGCTGTGAACACTTGCTCGAACGTCAATACCGTCCAGGCGATGAGCTGGACGAACGGGATGACGAAGGCAATCCCGAACACCGTCGACACGTAACCGAGGACCGCGTAACGATGCCATCCGTTCAGCGGTCTCGGCTTCAGCGGCTTCACTTTCGTCGTCGCATAGCTGAACTGCTTTCTCCCCCGGACGAGCCGTTCCATCGTCAAAATCGCGATGACGAGAATCATGAGCGTCCCGGCGAGTTTAAGCGCAGAAGACGTGTCCTTCATCCCGAACCATGTGCTGAAGATAGCCGTACTGAACGTCTGAATCCCGAAATACTTCACGACCCCATAGTCGTTTAACACTTCCATCAAGACGAGGCTGACGCCGCCGATGATGGCGACGCGAGAAATCGGGATGACGACCGTAAAGAAGATGTCCCATGACCCGCGCCCAAGGATGCGGGCGTTCTCGATCATCGAGGAAGACTGGTTGTGGAGAAAGGCCCTTGTGATCGTATAAATGTACGGATATAAAAAGAGCGTGAAGATGAAGATCGTTCCTTGAATCGTCATGATGTTGAAATACGACTGATTCACGGAAATCCCAAAATCGTTCCGGAGCGTCGTCTGGATGACGCCTGTGTAATTCAAGATCCCATGATACGTATACGCCCCGATATACGGCGGGATGGCGAGCGGTAAGATGAGCGCCCATTTGAAAAATCGACGGAACGGGAAATCATACACGGTGATAAACCAAGCAAGGCTTGTCCCGATAATCGTCGTCAAGACACCGGTCGCGAGCATGATCACGAGCGTGTTCCTCACGTAACGCGGCAACAAATACTCACGGATATGTTGCCAGTTGTCGTTCACCGGTGCGAACAATTCAATCAAAACGATGATCCCGGGCAAGACGATGAACAACAACGCGATAAAGCTAAGGATGGCCCATCCATTCAGTTGTCGTTTCATCGCATACCAGTTCATGCCGTACAGCTCCCATTCTTTCTTTCGATCACTTCCTGTCCCATCATATCAGTTTCCGCCCTCACGTTGTACCGTCAGACTGCCGAGAAACCGAAAAATCTTCGGCCTGAACGTTTGTTCAAGCCGAAGTCGTCTTATTTCCAACCAGATTCGTTCAACACACGGATAGCTTCTTGCTGATTCTCACCGAGCACAGACAAGTTGATGTCTTGCTCTTTGAACTCACCCCATGATTTGAGGAGCTCGTTCGGTTCGACTGATTCATTGACCGGGTATTCGAAGTTTGCACTTGCGAACTGCTCTTGGGCTGACGGGTTAGACATGAACTCCATGAGTTTCTTCGCATTCTCTGAGTTTTTCGACGCTTTCGTCATCGCGATCCCAGAGATGTTGACGTGCGTACCAGTCGTGTCTTGGTTCGGGAAGAACACACCGACTTGTTCCGCGACTTTCTTTTCTTCCGCGTCTTCTGAGTTCAACATGAGACCCATGTAGTACGTGTTCATGATGGCAACGTCACCTTCTCCGGCTACTACCGCTTTCGCTTGGTCACGGTCGTTTCCTTGCGGGTCACGCGCGAAGTTGTTCACGAGGCCTTCTGCCCATTCTTTCGCCTTGTCGACACCGTTCACTTCGATGAACGATGCGAGAAGCGAGATGTTGTACATGTTTTCAGATGGACGAACGAGCACTTTCCCGTTCCACTGTTCTTCTGTGAGTGCTTCATACGTCGACAAGTCTTCAGGATTCACACGGTCTTTCGCATAGACGATGACACGAGCACGCTTTGTGAGACCGAACCACTCATTGTCCGTATCACGGTATTTTTCTGGGATGTTCGACTCAAGCACGTCGCTATCGACCGCTTGAAGATGACCTGATTCTTTCGCTTGGTGCAAGTTTCCGGCGTCCGCCGTGATGAAAAGATCTGCTTCTGTGTTCGACCCTTCTGTATTGAGACGCTCGAGTAGCTCGTCGCCCTTCCCTTCGACAACGTTGACTTTCACACCCGTCTCTTCTTCGAACTGCTTGTAAAGCTCTTTGTCGACGTCGTAATGACGGCTTGAGTAGACGTTGACGACTTTTGACTCTTCCGCCGTCTCATTGTCTCCTGTTGACGTTGTCTCTTCTGTGCTCGCGCAAGCGGCAAGCAAAGATGTCGTAAGTGCTGCCGAAAGTCCTAGTGCCATATACTTTTTGTTCATGTGTAAGTCCCCCACGTTTTAGTCTGTTTATTGGTAATGATAATTACTCTCAATTACTATCATCACTGATAATCATTCTCACGTCAACCTTTTTTTGAAATCGTTTACAGTAGTTATAAATTTATAACTTAACAGTTTTGAGTGCATCATTTCTTGACTTCAAAATGATTTGACATTTATGATGAGAAAGAAAAAACCGTCTGGTCGGTATAGAAAAGAGGGGTACGATGACGAACCGATCGAATGTGACGAAACAAAAATTGTTAGATGCGGCAAGCGACATCATTATGGAGCACGGAGTCCATCAACTCACGTTAGATGAAGTCGCTAAGACGGCTGGCGTGTCAAAAGGTGGATTGCTCTACCACTATCCATCAAAAGAGGCGTTATTGACCGCCATCGTCGAGCGGTTGCAAACAGAACAAAACGACATGTACGAATCGCTTCAACTAGAGGGCTACGGTCCGATCGAGGCGTTCGTGCGACTGTTCGACGAGACGAAGTTGTACCCAGAACGTTCTTCACTCCATATCGATGCCGAGAAGATGATCGCTTTTTTAACATTGTTCGCTGTCGATCAAGACTATGCCGAGCGATGGAAGCACGAAATCGACACGTTCTTCGCGCAGTTTCAACAGACGAGCGATCCCGTTGAGACGATGATTATCCGTTATGCGCTCGAAGGGATGATGATGTCCGAACATTTCCACGTCGGCGTCCCTCCGACAGAATTGAAGCAACAAATCATCGCTCGGTTAATCGAGCGAGCCCGCCGTATCGATACGGAAAACTAATTCGCACGCAGAGGAGAATGGAACCCCATGCAAAAAATCACGTCCTTTTCCGTCAACAACAAGTTCGCAGTCTGGTTGATGACGATCATCTTGACGGCCGCCGGAATCTTCGCCGGTCTCACGATGAAACTTGAAACACTTCCTGACATCACGACACCGACCGTTTCGGTGACAACGATTTACCCAGGAGCATCACCTGAGCAAGTGCTCGACGAAGTGAGCACCGTGCTCGAAGACCGGCTGAAAAGCTTGAACGGAGTCGAACAAGTCCGCTCGAGCTCATTCCAAAACGCGTCGAACATTCAAATCGACTATGATTTCAGCACCGACATGGAATCGGCCGAGCAGCAAGTGAAAGACGCACTCAGTAACGTCGACTTGCCAGAAGCCGTCCAAGACCCGCAAGTGTCGCGCCTCAGCTTTGACGCGTTCCCGGTCATCGGGGCAGCGGTCTCAGATGAGAGCCTCGACTTGGCTGAATTGACGAAGCTCGTCGAGGAAGAGTTGCAACCCGCCCTCGAAGGAGTGGAAGGGGCCCAGCTCGTCCAAATCGCCGGACAAGAGATCCGTCGCGTCGAACTTGAGTTCGACGCCGCCGCCCTCGCCGAATACAATTTGACGGAAGAGACGGTCAAGCAGTTGATTCAAGCGAACGATGCCCGCATCGCCCTCGGCCTATATGAACTCGGGGACTCGGAGCAAGCGGTCGTCATCGACGGCAAGTCTGAGACGCTTGAAGCGTTCCGCGACCTGCAAATCCCATACTCACCAGCCGAATCGCCACAGGCGCCAGGTGTGCCGAGTGAACTCCCGACCGGAGAGACACCGCAACTGCCAACCGACCTGCCGACAGACATTCCGAGTGATATCCCGGCCAACGTGCCGACGTCCGTCCCGACGGTCGCCTTGAGCGAACTCGCGACCATCGAAGACCGTGGTATCGAAGAGTCGATTTCACGTTCGAACGGGGAACGGTCAATCGGCATTCAAGTGACGAAGACGCAAGATGCGAACACGGTCGACGTCGTCAACGCGGTCAAAGACATCCTTGATGATTTTGAAGCGGACTATGAGACGGCCAACGTCTCCATCACGCTTGACCAAGGACAACCGATTGAAGAATCGGTCGAAACGATGGTATCGAAAGCGCTACTCGGCGGGTTATTCGCCATCTTGATCATTCTCGTGTTCCTTCGTAACGTCCGCTCGACGATCATCGCCGTCATCTCGATCCCGCTTTCGCTCTTAATGGCGCTCATCGTCTTGAAGCAACTCGACATTACGCTCAACATCATGACGCTCGGTGCGATGACGGTCGCCATCGGTCGTGTCGTCGATGACTCTATCGTCGTCATCGAAAACATCTATCGCCGTCTCACGCGTCCGAACGAACCGCTGCGCGGCAAAGAACTCATCATTGCCTCGACGAAAGAAGTGTTCATTCCAATCGCTTCTTCGACGATCGTGACAATCGCCGTCTTCTTACCGCTCGGCTTTGTGACCGGCTTTGTCGGCGAGTTGTTCTTGCCGTTCGCATTGACCGTCGTCTTCGCCTTGCTCGCCTCGCTCCTTGTCGCTATTACGGTCGTGCCGATGATGGCCGACTCGTTCTTCAAGAACCGCGACAAGTTGAAACCAGAAGAAGGTCCAGGCAAACTCGCCGAATGGTACCGTGGTGTCCTCGACTGGTCACTCAACCATAAGCTCGTCGTCTTCGGGCTCGCGACGCTCCTCTTGGTCGGTAGCTTCGCGCTCGTCCCGGCCATCGGTGTCAACTTCTTGAACCAAGACTCTGAGAAGACGTTGTTCGTCACGTTCGACCCAGAACCAGGCCAGACGCTCGACGATTCGATCGCAGCGGCTGAAGTCGCGGAAACGTATTTCATGGACGAACAGCCGAACGCGACCGACGTCCAGTTCACGGTCGGCGGCGAAAACCCGCTCAATCCGGGCAACAACAAGCAAGGAATCTTCATCGTTCAATACGACCCGGCCACGAAAGATTTCGCCGACGTCAAACTTTCAGATATCGAACGTTTGAACGAACTCGCCCCTGCCGGTGAGTGGAAAGAGCAAGATTTCACGGGTGGAGGTGCAACGAGCGGCGTGACGTACAACGTCTATGCCAACTCGCTTGAGGATCTCGAGGCGATTGTTCCGACGTTCGTCGAGACGATCGAACAAGAGACCGATTACGTCCGTCAAGCCACGTCTGACTTGCGTGAGTCGTACGTGCAATACACGTTCAACGTCGACCAACAAGCGGCAGCTGAAGCCGGTGTCTCGGCGTTCCAAATCGCTCAAACGATCGGCCAGTTCCAGGCACAGGAAAGCCCGCTCGCCAGTGTGACGGTCGATGACAAACAACTCGATGTCATCATCCCGACCGAACAAGTCACATATGACAGCATCGAAGACTTGCAAGCGCAAGAAATCACGACCCCGTTCGGCCCACGTCCAATCTCGGACTTCATTGAAGTCGAGGAAGGGACGACACCGGACACGCTCGTACAGCGCGACGGCAAGCTCCTCGCCCGTGTCAACGTCGAGCTCAGCACGGACAAAGCGACCGAAGCGTCGGCCGCGATTGAAGAACGCGTGGCAGCGATCGACCTGCCTAGCGGTGTGTCCTACGATATCGGCGGCGTGACAGAACAGATTCAAGAGTCGTTTACGCAACTCGGTCTCGCCATGCTAGCGGCCGTTGCCATCGTCTACTTGGTGCTCGTCATTACGTTCGGCGGCGCCATCACCCCGTTCGTCGTCTTGTTCTCGCTTCCTTATGCGATTATCGGGGGACTCGTCGCCCTTCTCATCACGGGTGAGACGATTTCCGTCTCGGCACTCATCGGGGCGCTCATGTTGATCGGGATCGTCGTCACGAACGCGATCGTCTTGATCGACCGCGTCATCCATAAAGAAGCAGCAGGATTATCGACACGCGAGGCGCTACTTGAAGCGGCCGGTACGCGACTCCGTCCGATCCTCATGACGGCGCTCGCGACGATCGGTGCCTTGTCACCGCTCGCCCTCGGCCTTGAAGGCGGCGCCCTCATCTCGAAAGGACTCGGTGTGACCGTCATCGGCGGACTCACAAGTTCGACGCTATTGACGCTCCTCATCGTTCCGATCGTGTATGAGTTCTTCGCACGGTTCCGTAAACAGAAACAAGCGTAATCAAAAAGAGAGTTGACCATCTGCGGTCGACTCTCTTTTGGCGTTCAATAACATTGCATGATGATTTCCGCTTCTTCGAAACGTTTGGCTCGGAGCGCTTCGGTCGGGATGAGGAAGTAAAGGATGCCGGCATCCCCGAACATGACGTCGAGCTCTTCCGTCGAGTCCATTTGAAAGAGTAGGAACGGATTGGAGAAGCGTTCGCCATGCGTGTCTTCAATCTCTTCGAACACATCGTTTTGGACCGCATCCGGATGTCCGCCGATCGCATGTACTTCGCCTTCATCGAACAGTTCTTCCATCGCCGTGAAATCGTCCTCCGTCATGAGTTCGAGCAACGAATCGACAATCGGGGCATAGCTTTCCTCGAACGCAACATCACGTTCGTTGA
Encoded here:
- a CDS encoding glycoside hydrolase family 13 protein; the encoded protein is MKQWWKEAVVYQIYPRSFNDSNGDGIGDIPGITEKMSYLAELGIDVIWLSPVYDSPNDDNGYDIRDYRAIMDEFGTMDDFDAMLEEAHRHGIKIMMDLVVNHSSDEHHWFMESRSSKDSPFRDYYIWKKGKDGQPPTNWGAFFGGSAWAYDEASDEYYLHLFSKKQPDLNWESETLRREVYDLMTYWLDKGVDGFRMDVINMISKDQSYPDGETRGTGYGDGTPFFFNGPRIHEFMQEMNREVLSKYDTITVGEMPGVSVEEAKLYTGEDRNELNMVFHFEHVDVGNGSFGKWNPTDWNLTDLKTIFSRWQEGLDEEGWNSLYWSNHDQPRAISRFGNDSDEYRVVSGKMLATLLHMLKGTPYIYQGEEFGMTNVAFDSIEKYRDIETLNAYRDYTSNGLLTHEEIFRGIHARGRDNSRTPVQWSAEAQGGFTTGTPWIDVNPNYIEVNAEAARNDPDSLFHYYRQLITLRKQNPVVVYGKYELLLPEDEAIYAFTRTLDGETWLVLCNFSAETQTRTLPYEVNERVIGNMEPIEPFTLRPYEAQVYKL
- a CDS encoding helix-turn-helix domain-containing protein, coding for MEIGFCGYSYHTSTYTFPFANRLGTYLIRLQTEGAARVLVNGETYVTRPGDLLLVTPGDYYELNIDTPASGDYHLFCAGPTLDAWWATGTRSRVTSISIDPRLLSLWQHITEEARRPVDEQSTALIEKLVEALLLMLDRSMVDGRTNIRPPVVSRMMRYIERNVTADFKIVDVADAVDLSVSRTVHLFKEVTGMTIIEYAQSIRLQLAEEQMRYTQHSLERIAELSGFRTYPYFHRIFKRKYGVAPGVYRTLQQKNEKK
- a CDS encoding globin family protein: MKKKTMNKIVAPALALGLLVPINAQAADHAPTASTPAGDLRATLDQLLSEHYVLAVTSMMKAYDGAPDAEVAMKALDQNALDVTPAIASIYGDEGAAQFEEIFAGHNDYSADFVEAAKSEDQALRAEAEAEVDEFVEEFSTFLDAATEGNLPKDAAADVLELHEDQVLSVFDNYVAGDYESAYMTYREGYKLMFDISKALSGAIVTQMPDKFDSPADTPAVELRSTLNSLAGEHFALAAIGMQKGYDQAEDFDYVSWAEDQNTLDFKAAIGSVYGDEGAAQFEKVWNGNHITAQGDIVAATLEGDEAKIEEARMKLDQFAVDFSTFLDAATEGNLPQAAGEEAIKQHEALVLQTFDQYVAGDAEAAWMSFREGYAFMFGVGETLGNAIVTQMPDKFAETTMPEEMPETGLGGAQKQSMNTLYAGLAVLGGILLAFVTLRNRKVSEQ
- a CDS encoding class F sortase, whose protein sequence is MNKRHLFLALSLFCFGFWTWTSAQESSSPPVEEKQIEESPDLSAEFSLLQEEVKKLRLAVEEESAKAVTPVTIQIPKINVDTAIEQVGVLENGQMGVPADEDQVGWFEPGVKPGSKGNAVIAGHVDSKTGPAVFYELDKLVEGDEIVIVDEAGNTLRFEVTKTERYETASAPIKEIFGATDKRNLNLITCSGTFGSAGYDERFVVYTELVDAEVPLADDIALDVPTNVELRGTFLTWHAVRNDTVIGYRIYQVIDGENVHLESVPSHARKSIEVPDEGATYYVTAIDRLGNESSPSEQTK
- a CDS encoding ABC transporter ATP-binding protein, translating into MFVQINDLHFSYKGANEETIKGFSLSITKGEIVSLLGDSGSGKSTILRLIAGLEMPNQGVVVVNDCVCCDDCQFMPPEQRGVGMVFQDYALFPHMTVEKNIRFGLHKLGRKERNERVEEMLALVNLSEFRHRFPYELSGGQQQRVALARALAPKPSLLILDEPFSNLDTSLQHRIRDDLRRLLKQTGTTTIFVTHDEEDAEALADRIVYLGEGKIKKQIMTENNKTFNPQIPCFV